The sequence below is a genomic window from Sander lucioperca isolate FBNREF2018 chromosome 10, SLUC_FBN_1.2, whole genome shotgun sequence.
TTTGAAACCCAAGGTTGTCAAGCCAGGCAGAAGCTTATTTGACAGAGAACTCAGGTCCACTTTATGAGTCTCCTCTTCTGCCAAAAAGAATTAAGAATAAATATAGTAATGTAGTGCAGATCTTATGTTAACGTAGAGTTTTGAAAGACTAACACTGTGATAACAAACCTTCTGCATCAGGATCAAACTGATTTACAACCGTATATAGAAGAGAACTGTCTGGTTCTTTACGCAAGTAGCCCATCTGAAAACACAGAACAGAGAAAATATATTGTCACTACAAACTACGGTGAAGAAGTAACTCCTTGAAGAGTGGAAGCCTTACTACCACTTTGTGATTTTATGTCATAAAATATAGCTATAGCGGGTAGAAACAGTAtgtagaaatataaatatatacacaataaGTTAAAAGGAAAACCTTAGAGTTGGGCATGTATCTGTTGATCCGATCCCGAGCTTCATCTGCAGAATGCTCAACGAGTGCCAGGACATGCTCCTCTGCTGTACTGTCAGTCAAGCTGCAGGCGTTTCCCTCCGGTTCAAACAGGTAACTGAGACAAAAAGAAGTGACAGCGTTACCGGATTACGATACTGACAGGGTGCTGAGTCACAGAACATCAAATGCTCAGGAGTACTGGAACTTTCGGACTACattaaaagtgctcatattatgcttttgggcattttccctttcctttattgtgtcatatatcttatttgtgcatgttataagtttacaaagtgaaaaagcccaaagtccacctgTAATgacaaaaattacatttaaacatgattctttatatttttgttttatttctttctctgtttctctcacaatgctgaaagggaGTTTATCTCATTCCCACATGTAGATTCTGATTCTCATTAAAACTAAGTGGAGTCACGAACTCTGGAGACAAATGCGTACAGCCTTTGTTTGAACCGATAAAGGTACAAGGTCACAGTAAACTATCTCTCTGTACAGATTAATTTGTCCCTGGATAGTTGAGATGTAACCAGGGGGTGAAAGTCGGGGTGAGGCGAAATGGCTCTGAGATGTCTCCTGTGTTTTAGATTGTCTTTCTGTGTATAAAGTTGCCTGTAAGAAATGCGGAGTCATGTTTAGACCAGAACATGTGTGGTTATCACTCCCATTTCCTTGTATATAAGCTCAGTGTTCCTGTTCACTCGTTGAAGAGACTTTTTCACACTGGGCTATTGTGCCTTTTGTGAACTTGTGCTATTCCTGTAAACTTGcaagtttataataaaatacagaaacctaacttggtttagtctgcaactgtctttattttgtttcactttcctattttccaaaaacctacacctgctgcattgaaaacttccaccacacaccccaaagggacttaccatctccaacagaaaacactgttcacaaactgctccaaacagctctattgtagtccagcatttacttccgtgacaaacgtgcgtcactttgtaacacacgttataatgctcgtctatctgctagcatggcacgccctcatactctgcttcttaatggctagcagtgcttacctagctactgcacttGTGCGACTCCAAACAAAGATtaaacagaagtgagatgtctcactctgtaggtaaaacagagagctcaacacacagggggaaaagaggagctgcagcaatgtgcagtacgacaaaaatattgttttttgaaaattaaaccatgtaaacctatgctggtacaacctctaaatacaattatgaacctgaaaatgagcataatatgagcactttaatttcCTAAATGTCACATTTAATCTAGATATTACAAATAAGAAATACCTGATGACTTCCTTCATGTCTTTGACTGGTTGTTTCTTGGACTTCTTAGCTGATTCCACTGGGCTGGGGATTGTCTCTGGAGGAGGTATATCAGCTGCAAGGTCTTCATCTCCCAAAATGGCTGCCTGCTGGGTGTAGTCCATGTCCTGCATGAAAGACATGCTGCGTTTCAGAGCCAACAGCCGCTCCTGTACACAGGGCAGAGGGAAAAAAGGGGAAACAATGAACTTTCTCTGCTTATCTGGACATATATGACAGGAAATGGAATAGAAAAGGACAGTAGAATATTGTTGATGATTACAGTGATCTTGGTCAATTGGTATTCACATAGTGAATAGCTTCCTGTATTGGTttgagttttgtgtgtgtgtgtgtgtgtgtgtgtgtgtgtgtgtgtgtgtgtgtgtgtgtgtgtgtgtgtgtgtgtatgtgtgtgtagtatacTGCTCAGCTGCTGGGAAGTAGAACATGTCATAGTGCTTTGAAAATATTCCATTATTCACTGTATATGGAGTAGTGCCATGATTTGACTCTAGGGGGCATCATTAGtgtagtctgtctgtctgttgctcAAATTATTCAAATTCACATGTTAAAACTAAGTTGCGCAATTTATGGAAATATATTTTAAGGTAGATAGTCTCTTATATATGGACGTACACAAAGCAAATCACTCAAGTCCCTCGTTTACATGTTCAAATATTACACTTACAATTCGATCTAATCCATTCAAGTATTTAAGTTAAAGTCGGAATACCTATCTGTAATTAAACAGTACATAACAAATAAAAgctgaaacaaagaaaaagtgaAGCACTAATACAAGCGTCTTAGTAAATTACTTTTCAAGGAAGCTAAACCACAAGACAGTGAACATGGACAAAGTTGGTGTCACAGAAAAACATGTAGTATAAGAAATGTGTTTATATTTTAGTCCACTTGACCCCATTACCTTGCTCATCATCTTGAATCCTGTGTGGAGCAGTTTCTTGGCAGCCTTGTAATAGACAGTCTCTGGTCGGTTGTACACCATGGCATTGTCACACATCAATTTAAAGTCCGCCTGAAGGCAAAGAAAGTGTTCAAACAGGTATGAAGGCAAACTTTATAATACTCTCAAAAAGAAATTCATATTCACCATCCAaactctctctttgtgttgaaAAGTATCCTCACCTTGAATTCTGTAACCGTATTGTAGTCATTGTTTCTAATCTTGTCTTTCATGGTGCTGAAGTCCATAGGATGTTTGATGATCATTGAGTAACCAGGAGCAATTGCATCTGTTACTGGAAATGAGAAGAATCCATGGGGATCTTTCCTGGAAAGACAAGTGATGCATGGTGTTATTCAGTACAGCACCAACCTTTAGATTTGTTTAGACTTGTCTTTTCTCTGCTCTGATCATGCCAGTGCTTGTTATTTGTCAGGTCAATACGATCAATCAGACAATTAGGCCACATCATAATGTCACACACAACTTTTCTGCAACAACAGGACTTACTCTCCACTAACAATAACAAACGCTCAAATAGACTAAAGACCGAAAGCCTACAGCCTGTAGAGGCACCAATATTTATTACACCCTACAATATTTTGTATGTAGGTGTTGCATGGAACAAACAACAAATGCTAATTTAGCTATTCTTAGAGTCTTACAGGGGCTAGAGGAAAGTCCTGAAAATCAAAGGGGTTTGTCCCATTAGGACAATGTATGTGCTCAGGTTATTTAATGGTGATTAATGTCTGTCAATTTGACTGTAGGACATGCTGTATGCAAGGGTGAATTTTGAACTTAAGAGTGGTATAAGAAAAATATTCAGTGTGTCCAAAAATGGAAAGGTTTTATCTTTTGGGGAGTATGATCGTACTCAGTAAATATCATGGAAATATGCCAATTAATGTATGCTATTTCTTGTGTACATGTGCTAGATGGTGATAGAGGGAAAAGGGGTTAACCAAAAACCTCAGGATCCATCTTCAGGGACTAGTATCAGCTTTAACCTTAACCCTTTAGTCTTTATGCTTCTGGATCTTTCAAGTATTGACTGTGATCTAGTTAAAAGCCTTCAGGAGCAGTGCTGTGGCATTAGAAGGACAGAAGGCCAACATTACAGGTGGATGCAGCAATTAGACTGAATCAGTGTTTCTCACCTCTGCAACTGCCTCAGAAAGTGTTCTAGCAGTTGTTGACGAGGAGTGCATTCACTCTCTGCATtgagcaaaaataaataaatatggataAGCATTAACACATTTACAAGTAAATAGTTGCTAAAACAAAGTGTAATGTTTGCTtgtcaaacttttttttgaTATTGTCCTCATAGACAGGCATGCTTACCTTGTTGTGTCCTGCATGCTCGGACCGGCCTGTCTCCTTGCTGTTCTAAATCCAACTTCACACTGGAGTGAAACTCATCCTCTTCAGGCTCTAGctcaaattctctctctctcttctttttcttctcttccagCTGATGAGATACGGTCATGATGCGAGTGACTTGTCAGTGAAATCATTCAAATGCATTGGTCACATTCTCAGGCTTAAGTTAAGTTTACTCACCTCTAATCCAATACTTAAACTTTTTGGTAATGTGAAAGGTTCAACAGGCACACCAACACTTGCAGCAGTAGAGGCTGTTGCCTCCAATTCATtctgctctcgctctctcttcttcctcttttcctCCTATCAGATGGGATGAAAGCCAAGTTTTAACTTATAGAGGCACAAAACATATGCATAaggtatacagtatgtataaacTAACCTTCCGCCGTCTTCTCTCGTCATCATCCACATATTTGTCTTTATCCTTTTCagactttttcttcttcttcttctttttctctttgtggCGTTCTCGCTCATGGTCTGATCTGTCATCGTAGTAGCTAGAGTCATGGCCCGAACCAGAGAGCTCTGTCACTTCACTTCCTCCAACTTTGAGCACAAGCTTCAGGGGCTTCTCAAGAGCCTTGTCCTCATAGTCTACAACCAAAACAGACAAGATGAAGATAACAGGTAAGATAGGAATCACGGTACAAGGTGAAAAGTTGTGGAAGGAGTAGGTGAAGTTAGTATTATTAGTAAGTTAGTATTGTAGAAATACTTTAAGTTTTGTCTGCTATTACTTTAGATGCCAAATATGTTAGGCTGTAATAATAAGCTGTAGCTTCTCTGTTTGTAGAAAACCTTCTACTGTATGTTGTGATAGGGTTGTACTGCATTctactgtgttgtttttttatttttatttaatgtttatttgacagggacaaaTGCATAGAACATTGCTTTATAAAGCAATGTTTTTGGTTGGTTTTTGTTGTTTGGTTGGAGGTAATTCCAT
It includes:
- the brd9 gene encoding bromodomain-containing protein 9 isoform X2, which codes for MGKKHKKHKPEWRTVDDYEDKALEKPLKLVLKVGGSEVTELSGSGHDSSYYDDRSDHERERHKEKKKKKKKKSEKDKDKYVDDDERRRRKEEKRKKREREQNELEATASTAASVGVPVEPFTLPKSLSIGLELEEKKKKREREFELEPEEDEFHSSVKLDLEQQGDRPVRACRTQQESECTPRQQLLEHFLRQLQRKDPHGFFSFPVTDAIAPGYSMIIKHPMDFSTMKDKIRNNDYNTVTEFKADFKLMCDNAMVYNRPETVYYKAAKKLLHTGFKMMSKERLLALKRSMSFMQDMDYTQQAAILGDEDLAADIPPPETIPSPVESAKKSKKQPVKDMKEVISYLFEPEGNACSLTDSTAEEHVLALVEHSADEARDRINRYMPNSKMGYLRKEPDSSLLYTVVNQFDPDAEEETHKVDLSSLSNKLLPGLTTLGFKDDRRHKVTFLSSAYNIQTLQKNSVFPDLLPDEVDTLYSAYGDDTGVQCALSIQEFVKGCGGVTKRWVDRLLDKMTADDHTKAVSQIRQRRNIPLKPDETKSNICDMQMADGTGLGESGSVLDFMSMKNYPDMSLDISMLNSLGKTVKKEPGNDEGQQQFDEADKLLQEFQEAQVDRVGSRPSSNLSSLSNASERDQHHLGICKRRSPSHLGVGDQSEMVHDPYEFLQSPEPESTANS
- the brd9 gene encoding bromodomain-containing protein 9 isoform X3 produces the protein MGKKHKKHKPEWRTVDDYEDKALEKPLKLVLKVGGSEVTELSGSGHDSSYYDDRSDHERERHKEKKKKKKKKSEKDKDKYVDDDERRRRKEEKRKKREREQNELEATASTAASVGVPVEPFTLPKSLSIGLELEEKKKKREREFELEPEEDEFHSSVKLDLEQQGDRPVRACRTQQESECTPRQQLLEHFLRQLQRKDPHGFFSFPVTDAIAPGYSMIIKHPMDFSTMKDKIRNNDYNTVTEFKADFKLMCDNAMVYNRPETVYYKAAKKLLHTGFKMMSKERLLALKRSMSFMQDMDYTQQAAILGDEDLAADIPPPETIPSPVESAKKSKKQPVKDMKEVISYLFEPEGNACSLTDSTAEEHVLALVEHSADEARDRINRYMPNSKMGYLRKEPDSSLLYTVVNQFDPDAEEEETHKVDLSSLSNKLLPGLTTLGFKDDRRHKVTFLSSAYNIQTLQKNSVFPDLLPDEVDTLYSAYGDDTGVQCALSIQEFVKGCGGVTKRWVDRLLDKMTADDHTKAVSQIRQRRNIPLKPDETKSNICDMQMADGTGLGESGSVLDFMSMKNYPDMSLDISMLNSLGKTVKKEPGNDEGQQQFDEADKLLQEFQEAQVDRVGSRPSSNLSSLSNASERDQHHLGSPSHLGVGDQSEMVHDPYEFLQSPEPESTANS
- the brd9 gene encoding bromodomain-containing protein 9 isoform X1 is translated as MGKKHKKHKPEWRTVDDYEDKALEKPLKLVLKVGGSEVTELSGSGHDSSYYDDRSDHERERHKEKKKKKKKKSEKDKDKYVDDDERRRRKEEKRKKREREQNELEATASTAASVGVPVEPFTLPKSLSIGLELEEKKKKREREFELEPEEDEFHSSVKLDLEQQGDRPVRACRTQQESECTPRQQLLEHFLRQLQRKDPHGFFSFPVTDAIAPGYSMIIKHPMDFSTMKDKIRNNDYNTVTEFKADFKLMCDNAMVYNRPETVYYKAAKKLLHTGFKMMSKERLLALKRSMSFMQDMDYTQQAAILGDEDLAADIPPPETIPSPVESAKKSKKQPVKDMKEVISYLFEPEGNACSLTDSTAEEHVLALVEHSADEARDRINRYMPNSKMGYLRKEPDSSLLYTVVNQFDPDAEEEETHKVDLSSLSNKLLPGLTTLGFKDDRRHKVTFLSSAYNIQTLQKNSVFPDLLPDEVDTLYSAYGDDTGVQCALSIQEFVKGCGGVTKRWVDRLLDKMTADDHTKAVSQIRQRRNIPLKPDETKSNICDMQMADGTGLGESGSVLDFMSMKNYPDMSLDISMLNSLGKTVKKEPGNDEGQQQFDEADKLLQEFQEAQVDRVGSRPSSNLSSLSNASERDQHHLGICKRRSPSHLGVGDQSEMVHDPYEFLQSPEPESTANS